The following nucleotide sequence is from Nocardioides daedukensis.
CTGCCCCGCATCATCGTCGGGCGCCGCGGCAACCTTGCCTGGATCACCACCGTCGACAGTGAGATCCCTGACCTGGCTCCCACCGACGCACCGCGTGCGCCGGTGGTCACCTTCGGCGACGGCGCCCGCAACGGCGACGAGTGGATGAGCGTCGTGGCCGATGCCGTCACCCGGATCAACCGGGGTGACCTGGAGAAGGTCGTCCTCGCCCGCGACCTGATCGCCACCTCCGACGAGGACGTGGACGCGCGTTGGCCGCTGCGGCAACTGTCCACCACCTACCCCACCTGCTGGACCTTCCACGTCGATGGTCTGGTCGGCGCCACCCCGGAGATGCTGGTGCGTCGCGAGCGTGGCCTGGTCACCTCGCGGGTGCTGGCCGGCACCATCCGGCGCACCGGTGACGACGAGCGGGACCTCGCCCTGGCCGCCACCCTGGCCAGGTCGTCGAAGGACCTCGAGGAGCACGAGTACGCCGTACGCTCGGTCGCGGAGGCCCTCGAGCCGCACTGCTCCTCGATGAACGTGCCCGAGGCGCCGTTCGTGCTGCACCTGCCCAACGTGATGCACCTGGCCACCGACGTCGCCGGCGTGGTCCACGACGCCGCGAGTGTCTCCTCGCTCGACCTCGCCGCTGCCCTGCACCCCTCGGCGGCCGTCGGTGGTACGCCGACCGAGACGGCCACCGAGCTGATCACCGCGATCGAGGGCATGGACCGGGGTCGCTATGCCGGGCCCGTCGGCTGGCTCGACGCTGCCGGTGACGGCGAGTGGGGCATCGCGCTCCGCTCGGCCCACATCAGTGGCCCCACGGTCCGGCTGTTCGCCGGCTGCGGAATCGTCGGCAGCTCCGACCCCGAGGCCGAGCTCGCCGAGTCGCAGGCCAAGTTCATCCCGGTGCGCGACGCGTTGACCGCTTCCTGACGGGGCCCTGCACACAGTCACCTGCTCGGCCCTGGTGCGCCGTTGGCGCCGTCTGGCACCCTGCCGGCGGGGTGCACAGCAACCAGAACGGCGCGTTACTTCTGGGGTGGGGCGGCGAGGAGCTGCTGGACGCTGGCGACTGCGGCCAGCTGACCGGCAGCGGCCGCGTTGAGCACCGAGGCCATCGGCATCGGGAACGCGGGGCGGTGGGCCAGGTCTCCGGCTGCGAAGACGCCGTCGAGCGACGTACGCCCGAAGTCGTCGATCGCGATGCACCCGCTGTCCAGCAGGTCCAGGCCGAGCTGATCGGCAAACGGTGCGGACTGGACGAACCTGCCCGTGCCGACGAACAGCCCCGCCACGTTCACCGTGCGGTCCGCCAAAGCGATGGCCACCTCGTCCGCCTCCGGGGCATGGGAGACGCCGACCACCGGCTCGGGGCGCAGCACCGCGCCCAGTCGATCCAACATCGCAAGCTGCTCGGCGTCGAGCTCCGCGCCCTGGCTGAAGACGGTGACCGAGCTGCCGATTGGCGCCAGCAGTCCGACGAGGTGCAGCGCCGCAGGTCCGGCCAGGATCCCGATCGGGCGACCGCTCAGCTCGTGGCCGTGACAGAACGGGCAGGCATAGGCGTGCGTGCCCCACAGGTCCTCGAGCCCGGGCACCGCCGGCATCTCATCGCGTACGCCGGTGGCCAGGA
It contains:
- a CDS encoding NAD(P)/FAD-dependent oxidoreductase; protein product: MYDVIIVGGGPAGLQAALTLGRMHKHALLLDSGAYRNGRVAHMHNFLTHDGTPPEKFRSEARAELAAYPTVEIRDAAVGAVEKVGDTFRVALGEEVLESRLVILATGVRDEMPAVPGLEDLWGTHAYACPFCHGHELSGRPIGILAGPAALHLVGLLAPIGSSVTVFSQGAELDAEQLAMLDRLGAVLRPEPVVGVSHAPEADEVAIALADRTVNVAGLFVGTGRFVQSAPFADQLGLDLLDSGCIAIDDFGRTSLDGVFAAGDLAHRPAFPMPMASVLNAAAAGQLAAVASVQQLLAAPPQK
- a CDS encoding isochorismate synthase, coding for MTTEKTTGEHLVVRTTPLAPDAVDSLLSVVPADNPVSWIRNGEGIVGWGVAAAVRTSGSTRFSDAAKWWTEIVARSEVTNEVNEPGTGPVAFGSFAFADDPGDSVLVLPRIIVGRRGNLAWITTVDSEIPDLAPTDAPRAPVVTFGDGARNGDEWMSVVADAVTRINRGDLEKVVLARDLIATSDEDVDARWPLRQLSTTYPTCWTFHVDGLVGATPEMLVRRERGLVTSRVLAGTIRRTGDDERDLALAATLARSSKDLEEHEYAVRSVAEALEPHCSSMNVPEAPFVLHLPNVMHLATDVAGVVHDAASVSSLDLAAALHPSAAVGGTPTETATELITAIEGMDRGRYAGPVGWLDAAGDGEWGIALRSAHISGPTVRLFAGCGIVGSSDPEAELAESQAKFIPVRDALTAS